In Anaerolineales bacterium, the following proteins share a genomic window:
- the polA gene encoding DNA polymerase I — MPPTLTLIDGHALAYRMYFALTAVGGSQRWQTSKGEPTAGIYGFARELLRIIEQEQPEYLAVAFDVGKTFRDQIFPEYKGTRDKMPDDLRPQIARIREIVDAFNIPRLELEGYEADDVLGSVARIAAEQGLGVKIITGDRDLLQLVNKRTSVYLAGDDQTYIKDEDVVKKLGVPPKQVVDYKALVGDKSDNIPGVAGVGEKTAIALLEKYKTLDGIYKNIDKVEPRWKTKLEASKENAYLSYTLAQIKTDLEIKLDLEHAKARDLNVPAIEAFFKELEFRSLLKTLEKLTGQPTASASTAPASVPASAPKVGGQMSMFANEPQVVVAPKVNSNITVHVVDTEKKLDDLVKALNKAKIISFDTETTSTEEMRAEMVGISLSIQEGEGYYIPIGHNAGTNLPLKKVVAALEAPLTNPKIGKVAHNAKYDYIVLAQHGLVVSPLTFDTMLAEFIVDPSSRNLGLKNLAFVKLGEEMTHIEELIGKGKKQISMADVAIESVAPYAVADAENTLRLMPIEQKELKRVNGEKLLEEIDMPLTPVLADMEMTGISLDLPFFAEMNKELTQRLSQIEKKVYDSVGKPFNINSTQQLSDVLFKTLGLEPPDRGNKTASGHYSTAAGVLDELSGKHPVVDWVLEHRELSKIKSTYVDALPAAINPKTNRVHTSYSQIGAVTGRLSSNNPNLQNIPIRTETGRRVRNGFIAARGNWLLSVDYSQIELRIVAHMAQDEGMLAAFRADEDIHATTAAAIYNVALDAVDKNMRRHAKAINFGLIYGMSAFGLMRGTDLTLAEAENFVKAYFTKFPGVKKYLDGIRKQAAQQGYVETLLGRRRYFPALQGRSNPQMKAREEREAINAPIQGTAADIMKIAMLKIPPALKKAKLSGKMLLQVHDELVLECPKDELEKTAKVVKETMASAYPLDIPLSTEAKYGLNWGEMKTI; from the coding sequence ATGCCCCCCACCCTAACCCTCATTGACGGACACGCCCTCGCCTATCGAATGTATTTCGCCCTCACAGCCGTCGGCGGGAGTCAACGCTGGCAGACCTCGAAAGGCGAACCCACTGCCGGGATTTATGGATTCGCCCGCGAACTCCTCCGCATCATCGAACAGGAACAGCCTGAATACCTCGCGGTCGCGTTCGACGTGGGCAAAACGTTCCGCGACCAAATCTTCCCCGAATACAAAGGCACGCGCGACAAAATGCCCGATGACCTACGTCCGCAGATCGCGCGCATCCGCGAAATAGTGGACGCATTCAACATTCCACGCCTCGAACTCGAAGGCTACGAAGCGGATGATGTGCTTGGCTCCGTGGCGCGTATCGCCGCTGAGCAAGGACTTGGCGTGAAAATTATTACGGGTGATCGTGATTTGTTGCAACTCGTGAACAAGCGAACTTCTGTCTATCTCGCGGGCGACGACCAGACCTACATCAAAGATGAAGATGTGGTCAAAAAACTCGGCGTGCCGCCCAAACAAGTGGTGGATTACAAAGCGCTCGTCGGCGACAAATCGGACAACATCCCCGGCGTGGCGGGAGTCGGCGAGAAGACCGCGATTGCCCTGCTCGAAAAATACAAAACGCTGGACGGCATCTACAAAAACATTGACAAGGTCGAGCCGCGCTGGAAAACAAAACTCGAAGCTAGCAAAGAGAACGCCTATCTCAGTTACACGCTGGCGCAGATCAAAACGGATTTGGAGATTAAACTCGACCTCGAACATGCAAAAGCGCGCGACTTGAACGTCCCTGCGATTGAAGCGTTTTTCAAAGAGTTGGAATTCCGCTCGCTGTTGAAAACGCTCGAAAAATTGACGGGGCAACCGACCGCGTCTGCTTCGACCGCGCCTGCATCCGTCCCTGCGAGCGCGCCGAAGGTGGGCGGGCAGATGTCTATGTTCGCGAACGAACCGCAGGTAGTTGTCGCTCCCAAAGTGAATTCAAACATTACCGTCCACGTTGTGGACACCGAAAAGAAACTCGACGACCTCGTCAAAGCGTTGAACAAAGCGAAAATCATTTCGTTCGACACCGAAACCACATCCACGGAAGAGATGCGCGCGGAGATGGTCGGTATTTCGTTGTCGATTCAAGAAGGCGAGGGATATTACATTCCCATCGGTCACAACGCGGGGACAAATCTTCCGTTGAAAAAAGTTGTCGCCGCGCTCGAAGCGCCGCTGACAAATCCGAAAATCGGCAAAGTGGCGCACAACGCCAAATACGATTACATCGTGCTGGCTCAGCATGGACTGGTCGTCTCGCCGCTCACGTTCGACACGATGCTCGCCGAATTCATCGTTGACCCGTCGTCGCGCAACCTCGGTTTGAAGAACCTCGCCTTCGTCAAACTCGGTGAGGAGATGACTCACATCGAAGAGTTGATCGGCAAAGGCAAAAAACAGATCAGCATGGCAGATGTGGCGATCGAGTCCGTTGCGCCGTACGCGGTCGCGGATGCGGAAAACACGCTGCGGCTCATGCCCATCGAGCAAAAAGAACTTAAGCGCGTGAACGGCGAAAAATTGCTCGAAGAAATTGACATGCCATTAACTCCAGTCCTCGCAGACATGGAAATGACAGGCATCTCGCTCGACCTCCCGTTCTTTGCCGAGATGAACAAAGAACTCACGCAACGCCTCTCGCAGATCGAAAAGAAAGTGTACGACTCGGTCGGCAAGCCGTTCAACATCAACTCCACGCAGCAACTTTCGGATGTGTTGTTCAAAACGCTCGGGCTCGAGCCGCCCGACCGCGGCAACAAAACCGCCAGCGGACATTACTCCACCGCCGCGGGCGTGCTTGATGAACTCAGCGGCAAACATCCCGTTGTGGATTGGGTGCTCGAACACCGCGAACTCTCGAAAATAAAATCAACGTACGTGGACGCGCTACCCGCCGCGATCAACCCGAAGACGAATCGAGTCCACACATCGTATTCGCAGATCGGCGCGGTGACGGGACGACTCTCCTCCAACAACCCCAACTTGCAGAACATCCCGATTCGCACCGAGACGGGACGACGGGTCCGCAACGGATTCATCGCCGCCCGTGGAAACTGGCTGCTCTCGGTGGACTACTCGCAGATCGAGTTGCGGATCGTCGCGCACATGGCTCAAGACGAAGGAATGCTCGCCGCCTTCCGCGCCGACGAGGACATCCACGCCACCACAGCCGCGGCAATTTACAACGTCGCGCTCGACGCGGTGGATAAAAATATGCGCCGTCACGCCAAGGCGATCAACTTCGGTCTGATCTACGGCATGTCCGCGTTTGGGCTGATGCGCGGCACCGATCTCACGTTGGCAGAAGCGGAGAACTTCGTCAAAGCCTATTTCACGAAATTCCCCGGCGTGAAAAAATATCTGGACGGAATCCGCAAGCAAGCCGCGCAACAGGGATATGTCGAAACGCTTCTCGGTCGCCGCAGATATTTCCCCGCGTTGCAAGGCAGGAGCAACCCGCAAATGAAAGCCCGCGAGGAACGCGAAGCCATCAACGCGCCGATTCAGGGAACTGCGGCAGACATCATGAAGATCGCCATGTTGAAAATTCCGCCCGCGCTGAAAAAAGCGAAGTTGAGCGGCAAGATGCTGTTGCAAGTGCACGACGAACTCGTGCTGGAATGTCCGAAAGACGAGTTGGAAAAAACAGCAAAGGTCGTCAAAGAGACGATGGCAAGCGCCTACCCGCTGGACATCCCACTCTCCACTGAGGCGAAGTATGGACTCAACTGGGGTGAAATGAAAACGATATGA
- a CDS encoding tetratricopeptide repeat protein, with protein MPGNEDIFQKAMSEGHSAAWDQEWSKAASAYRKALQEMPDQPKALNSLGLALFQLGEFDEALRTYKRVAQISPQDPVPMEKLAQLLERTGHLKEAIEAATRAAELFLNQRDVDKAIENWVRVTTLDPENIAAHSRLALAHERLGHKPQAVVEYINLASLVQRTGNLEKTNELINKALQILPESAEAKQAQTLLRSGQLLPKPLRPKGGTGPIAMAQVKQLDQGKKEADSGLDPIAEARQNALTRLAELLFEYSSDDGAAVQQRRGLQALMRGTGQLSMQQSEQTKVVLHLGQAIDAQTKGNDAQAAEELEHALEAGFNHPALYFDLGLIRSKIDRHESALRQLQNAVKHNDFALGARLLLGQINQKVGRLGPASIEYLEALKIADAAVAPPEQSDEIRQMYEPLIEAQAGVTDEAALKRLCENVNDMLMRKNWRDHLHKAREEMLRTNESDMPMPLADVIMQAQSSAVLEAINHVHQLARAGQLRTAMEEAYYALAAAPTYLPLHTLMGDLLVRENHTPEAIAKFMTVAQAYSVRGESAQSSKMLRRVVQLAPMDMAARSRLIDQLVARGQVDDAIREYIELADIYYRLAELDMARKTYTTALRVVQQFNADRTWNIHILQRMADIDMQRLDWKQAIRVYEQIRTLRPDDEAVRKSLIDLSFKLGQPAQANAEIESYFSYLQSSNREAQMIPFLEDLLTERADDPILKRALAQAYQQAGRGEDAIKQLDSLADSLLSAGKKEEAMVVVNQILLLNPANADQYRQLLSQLQQ; from the coding sequence ATGCCCGGCAACGAAGACATCTTCCAAAAAGCGATGAGCGAGGGACATTCCGCCGCGTGGGACCAGGAGTGGAGTAAAGCCGCGTCGGCGTATCGCAAAGCCCTGCAAGAAATGCCCGACCAACCCAAGGCGCTGAACAGCCTCGGGCTGGCGCTGTTCCAACTCGGCGAATTCGACGAAGCGCTGCGGACGTATAAACGCGTCGCGCAGATCTCGCCGCAAGACCCGGTGCCGATGGAAAAACTCGCCCAACTGCTTGAACGGACGGGGCATCTCAAAGAAGCCATCGAAGCGGCAACCCGCGCCGCCGAACTCTTCCTCAACCAGCGCGACGTGGACAAAGCCATCGAGAACTGGGTGCGCGTCACCACGCTCGACCCGGAAAACATCGCCGCGCACTCGCGCCTCGCGCTGGCGCACGAACGTCTCGGTCACAAGCCGCAAGCGGTGGTTGAATACATCAATCTCGCCAGTCTCGTTCAGCGCACCGGCAATTTGGAAAAGACCAACGAACTCATCAATAAGGCTTTGCAGATCCTTCCCGAAAGCGCCGAAGCAAAACAAGCGCAGACGCTCCTCCGTTCGGGACAACTGCTCCCCAAACCCCTGCGCCCCAAAGGCGGGACGGGTCCCATCGCGATGGCGCAGGTCAAACAACTGGATCAGGGAAAGAAGGAAGCCGATTCGGGACTCGACCCCATCGCCGAAGCGCGACAAAACGCGCTCACGCGTCTCGCCGAACTTTTGTTTGAGTACTCCAGCGACGACGGCGCGGCAGTTCAACAACGGCGCGGCTTGCAAGCGCTCATGCGCGGCACCGGTCAACTCTCGATGCAGCAATCCGAGCAGACGAAGGTCGTCTTGCATCTCGGTCAAGCGATCGACGCGCAGACGAAGGGCAACGACGCGCAAGCCGCCGAAGAACTCGAACACGCGCTCGAAGCGGGCTTCAACCATCCCGCATTGTATTTTGACTTGGGATTGATCCGCTCGAAGATCGACCGGCACGAATCGGCGCTGCGCCAACTGCAAAACGCCGTCAAGCACAACGACTTCGCGCTCGGAGCGCGCCTACTGCTAGGGCAGATCAACCAAAAGGTGGGAAGACTCGGGCCCGCATCCATCGAATATCTCGAAGCGTTGAAGATCGCCGACGCCGCGGTGGCGCCGCCTGAACAATCCGATGAGATTCGCCAGATGTACGAGCCGCTCATCGAAGCGCAAGCGGGCGTCACCGACGAAGCGGCACTCAAACGTCTGTGCGAGAACGTCAACGATATGCTGATGCGCAAGAATTGGCGCGACCATTTACACAAAGCGCGCGAAGAAATGCTGCGGACGAACGAAAGCGATATGCCCATGCCGCTCGCGGATGTGATCATGCAGGCGCAATCGAGCGCGGTTCTCGAAGCCATCAACCACGTGCATCAATTGGCGCGCGCCGGTCAACTCCGCACCGCGATGGAAGAGGCGTACTACGCGCTCGCCGCCGCGCCGACCTATCTGCCGCTCCACACGTTGATGGGCGATCTGCTCGTACGCGAGAACCACACGCCGGAAGCGATCGCAAAATTTATGACTGTCGCGCAGGCATACAGCGTGCGCGGCGAGTCGGCGCAATCTTCGAAGATGCTGCGACGCGTGGTGCAGCTCGCGCCGATGGACATGGCGGCGCGCTCGCGCTTGATCGATCAACTCGTTGCGCGCGGGCAAGTGGACGACGCCATCCGCGAATACATCGAACTCGCCGATATTTACTATCGCCTCGCCGAACTCGACATGGCGCGCAAGACCTATACCACCGCGCTGCGCGTCGTCCAGCAATTCAACGCCGACCGCACGTGGAACATCCACATCCTTCAGCGCATGGCGGATATTGACATGCAGCGCCTCGATTGGAAACAAGCCATCCGCGTCTACGAACAGATCCGCACGCTGCGTCCCGACGATGAGGCGGTCCGCAAGAGTTTGATCGATCTCAGTTTCAAGTTGGGACAACCCGCGCAAGCGAACGCCGAGATCGAAAGTTATTTCTCTTATTTACAATCCAGCAACCGCGAGGCGCAGATGATTCCCTTCCTCGAAGACCTGCTCACCGAGCGCGCGGACGATCCCATCCTCAAGCGCGCGCTGGCGCAGGCATATCAACAAGCCGGGCGCGGCGAAGACGCCATCAAGCAACTCGATTCCCTCGCCGATTCATTGCTGAGCGCGGGCAAGAAAGAGGAGGCAATGGTGGTCGTCAATCAGATCTTGTTATTGAATCCTGCCAATGCGGATCAATACCGACAACTCCTGTCGCAATTACAACAATAG
- a CDS encoding COX15/CtaA family protein: MPQTQNRAVMNWLIVFASIVAFLIVFGGFVRLTRSGLSIVEWNPVSGTVPPLSETAWQEEFAKYQQTPEFKQINSNMTLGEYQYIFWIEWIHRFIARFAGLVYAIPVFYFLFRKTIPWKEFGIYFWMGMLFISQAFAGWIMVASGLVDRPAVSHFNLTIHLLLALTLFGLALWTILGHKLGFPRSVPKVKWSLPSKLALTYFILLILQISYGGMTAGLKAGHVSDTWPLMFGKWIPPNLFNSIVNVFETPQTIVFIHRWFAFAVLIAAFVMYSKARKMNYHVEIKNGLIVLVAAVALQITLGVFTILSFVNIVIALLHQATAIGLFGLGVYFIHRFRALDAKAG, from the coding sequence ATGCCCCAAACCCAAAACCGCGCCGTGATGAACTGGCTGATCGTTTTCGCCTCCATCGTCGCGTTCCTCATCGTCTTCGGCGGATTCGTCCGCCTCACGCGTTCCGGTCTCTCCATCGTGGAGTGGAATCCCGTCAGCGGAACGGTCCCGCCGCTTTCGGAGACCGCCTGGCAGGAAGAGTTCGCCAAATATCAGCAAACGCCCGAGTTCAAACAGATCAACTCCAATATGACGCTCGGCGAGTACCAATATATCTTCTGGATCGAATGGATCCATCGCTTCATTGCGCGTTTCGCCGGGCTTGTATATGCCATCCCTGTTTTTTATTTCCTATTCCGCAAAACCATCCCGTGGAAGGAATTCGGGATCTATTTCTGGATGGGCATGCTCTTCATCTCACAAGCCTTCGCCGGGTGGATCATGGTCGCCAGCGGATTAGTAGACCGTCCCGCCGTGAGTCACTTCAACCTGACGATCCACCTCCTGCTGGCGCTCACCCTTTTTGGGCTTGCATTGTGGACCATCCTCGGACATAAACTCGGTTTTCCAAGATCAGTTCCAAAAGTGAAATGGTCTCTCCCTTCCAAACTAGCGCTGACGTATTTCATCCTGCTGATTCTCCAAATCTCCTACGGCGGCATGACCGCCGGGCTCAAGGCGGGGCATGTTTCGGATACGTGGCCCCTCATGTTTGGAAAATGGATCCCGCCTAACCTGTTCAACTCCATCGTCAATGTATTCGAAACGCCGCAGACCATCGTTTTCATCCACCGCTGGTTTGCGTTCGCCGTGCTGATCGCCGCCTTCGTGATGTACTCCAAAGCCCGCAAAATGAATTACCACGTTGAAATCAAAAACGGATTGATCGTACTGGTTGCGGCGGTCGCTTTGCAGATCACACTCGGCGTTTTCACCATTCTCTCTTTCGTCAACATCGTCATTGCCCTGCTCCACCAAGCCACCGCCATTGGTTTGTTTGGGCTGGGAGTGTATTTCATCCATCGCTTCCGCGCGCTGGATGCAAAGGCTGGTTAA